A stretch of Bacillus pseudomycoides DNA encodes these proteins:
- the pdxT gene encoding pyridoxal 5'-phosphate synthase glutaminase subunit PdxT, with product MVKVGVLGLQGAVREHVKAVEASGAEAVVIKRVEQLEEIDGLILPGGESTTMRRLIDKYDFMEPLREFAKSGKPMFGTCAGMILLANNLVGYEESHIGAMDITVERNAFGRQKDSFEAALSIKGVGEDFIGVFIRAPYVVGVGDNVEILSMHNDRMVAVRQGPFLAASFHPELTDDHRVTAYFVQMVKEAEMKKVV from the coding sequence ATGGTTAAAGTCGGTGTATTAGGTCTTCAAGGAGCTGTTCGCGAGCATGTAAAGGCAGTTGAAGCAAGTGGTGCAGAAGCTGTAGTTATAAAACGTGTAGAACAACTTGAAGAAATTGATGGTCTTATTTTACCAGGCGGTGAAAGTACAACAATGCGCCGTCTTATTGATAAGTACGATTTTATGGAACCACTTCGTGAATTTGCGAAATCTGGTAAACCAATGTTTGGTACATGTGCAGGTATGATTTTACTTGCAAACAATCTTGTTGGTTATGAAGAGTCTCATATTGGTGCTATGGATATTACAGTTGAACGTAATGCGTTTGGCCGCCAAAAAGATAGCTTCGAAGCTGCACTTTCAATAAAAGGTGTAGGTGAAGATTTTATTGGTGTATTTATTCGTGCGCCATATGTTGTGGGTGTAGGAGATAACGTAGAAATTCTTTCTATGCACAATGATCGAATGGTAGCAGTAAGACAAGGACCATTTTTAGCAGCTTCTTTCCATCCGGAGTTAACGGATGATCATCGTGTTACAGCATATTTTGTACAGATGGTAAAAGAGGCGGAAATGAAAAAAGTTGTATAA
- the pdxS gene encoding pyridoxal 5'-phosphate synthase lyase subunit PdxS, translated as MTNVTGTERVKRGMAEMQKGGVIMDVVNAEQARIAEEAGAVAVMALERVPADIRAAGGVARMADPTIVEEVMGAVSIPVMAKCRIGHLVEARVLESLGVDYIDESEVLTPADEVYHLNKRDYTVPFVCGCRDIGEAARRIAEGASMLRTKGEPGTGNIVEAVRHMRQVNAEIRQVASLREDELMTYAKNTGAPYEVLLEIKRLGRLPVVNFAAGGVATPADAALMMQLGADGVFVGSGIFKSENPEKFARAIVEATTHYEDYELIASLSKGLGTAMKGVEISTLLPEQRMQERGW; from the coding sequence ATGACAAATGTAACAGGGACAGAACGTGTAAAACGTGGAATGGCAGAAATGCAAAAAGGCGGCGTTATTATGGATGTAGTTAACGCTGAGCAAGCAAGAATTGCAGAAGAAGCAGGCGCAGTTGCTGTTATGGCACTAGAACGCGTTCCTGCAGATATTCGTGCAGCAGGTGGCGTTGCACGTATGGCAGATCCGACAATTGTTGAAGAAGTTATGGGAGCTGTATCAATTCCAGTTATGGCAAAATGCCGTATTGGTCACCTTGTGGAAGCACGTGTACTAGAATCATTAGGGGTAGACTACATTGATGAGAGTGAAGTATTAACTCCAGCTGATGAAGTATATCATTTAAATAAACGTGATTACACTGTTCCATTTGTATGTGGATGTCGTGATATTGGAGAAGCAGCGCGTCGTATTGCAGAAGGTGCATCTATGCTTCGCACAAAAGGCGAGCCTGGAACAGGAAACATTGTAGAAGCAGTACGTCATATGCGTCAAGTAAACGCAGAAATCCGTCAAGTTGCGAGCCTACGTGAAGATGAATTAATGACATATGCAAAAAATACTGGTGCTCCTTATGAAGTATTACTTGAAATCAAACGTCTTGGTCGTTTGCCGGTTGTAAACTTTGCAGCAGGTGGTGTAGCAACACCAGCAGATGCTGCATTAATGATGCAACTTGGTGCAGATGGTGTATTCGTAGGATCTGGTATCTTCAAATCAGAGAACCCAGAAAAATTTGCACGTGCAATTGTTGAAGCGACGACACATTACGAAGATTATGAGTTAATTGCAAGCCTTTCTAAAGGATTAGGTACTGCAATGAAAGGTGTCGAAATTTCAACATTATTACCAGAACAACGCATGCAAGAACGCGGTTGGTAA
- the serS gene encoding serine--tRNA ligase: MLDIKFLRANFEEVKAKLQHRGEDLTDFGRFEELDIRRRELLVQTEELKSKRNEVSQQISVLKREKKDAESLILEMREVGEKVKNLDDELRSVEADLERLMLSIPNIPHESAPIGDTEDDNVVARTWGEAKELNFEPKPHWDLATDLGILDFERAAKVTGSRFVFSKGAGAKLERALISFMLDLHTEEHGYEEVLPPYMVNRASMTGTGQLPKFEEDAFRIESEDYFLIPTAEVPVTNMHRDEILNVDQLPIRYAAFSACFRSEAGSAGRDTRGLIRQHQFNKVELVKFVKPEDSYEELEKLTNDAERVLQLLGLPYRVMSMCTGDLGFTAAKKYDIEVWIPSYGTYREISSCSNFEAFQARRANIRFRREPNAKPEHVHTINGSGLAIGRTIAAILENYQQEDGTIIIPEVLRPYMGGKTVIK; encoded by the coding sequence ATGCTTGATATTAAATTTTTACGTGCGAATTTTGAAGAAGTAAAAGCAAAATTACAGCATAGAGGCGAAGATTTAACTGATTTTGGTCGTTTTGAAGAGTTAGATATAAGAAGAAGAGAATTGCTTGTTCAAACAGAAGAGTTAAAAAGCAAGCGTAATGAAGTATCTCAGCAAATTTCTGTATTAAAACGTGAAAAGAAAGATGCAGAATCTTTAATTTTAGAGATGCGTGAAGTAGGAGAAAAGGTAAAGAATCTTGATGATGAACTTCGCTCAGTTGAAGCAGATCTAGAACGATTAATGCTTTCTATTCCAAATATTCCTCATGAATCTGCACCAATTGGTGATACAGAGGATGATAACGTAGTGGCTCGTACTTGGGGAGAGGCAAAAGAATTGAATTTTGAACCAAAACCTCACTGGGATCTTGCAACTGATTTAGGAATTTTAGATTTTGAACGTGCTGCTAAAGTAACGGGAAGCCGTTTTGTATTTTCTAAAGGGGCAGGTGCAAAATTAGAACGTGCTCTAATTAGCTTTATGCTTGATCTTCATACAGAAGAACATGGATATGAAGAAGTGTTACCTCCATATATGGTAAACCGTGCAAGTATGACAGGGACAGGGCAGCTTCCAAAATTTGAAGAAGATGCATTCCGTATTGAAAGCGAAGACTACTTCTTGATTCCTACAGCTGAAGTACCTGTAACAAATATGCATCGCGATGAGATTTTAAATGTAGATCAATTGCCAATTCGTTATGCGGCATTTAGTGCATGTTTCCGCTCTGAAGCAGGTTCAGCTGGCCGTGATACGCGTGGTTTAATTCGTCAGCATCAATTTAATAAAGTAGAGCTTGTGAAATTTGTAAAACCAGAAGATTCTTATGAAGAATTAGAAAAGTTAACAAATGATGCAGAACGCGTGTTACAATTATTAGGTCTACCATATCGTGTTATGAGTATGTGTACTGGGGATTTAGGATTTACAGCAGCAAAGAAATACGATATTGAAGTATGGATTCCAAGTTATGGAACATATCGTGAAATTTCTTCTTGTAGTAACTTCGAAGCATTCCAAGCAAGACGTGCAAATATTCGCTTCCGTCGTGAGCCGAATGCAAAACCAGAACATGTTCATACAATAAATGGATCTGGACTTGCAATTGGCCGTACAATTGCAGCTATTCTAGAAAATTACCAACAAGAAGATGGTACAATTATAATTCCAGAAGTTCTTCGCCCTTATATGGGAGGAAAAACAGTTATTAAATAA